In one window of Methanobrevibacter millerae DNA:
- a CDS encoding zinc ribbon domain-containing protein, which produces MKCKACGYENKSKAKFCSKCGNPLESTPNVSQQSKSSNSKIIIAVLIVVIAILALSIAYLTLSNNNEQASAVQQQPISSGSNDSAPNTSSSQQSSSSQPATTTTASQPKEWKLIGSYSGSGSGSQSVSVPAGQIMVKLSAFPIKNYATNHLYVTGSNGESAGVDWGSTSDVETRSNSLSYTSSSPVTFTIDYYETVSWQVDFYSYQ; this is translated from the coding sequence ATGAAATGTAAAGCTTGCGGGTATGAAAACAAAAGCAAAGCCAAGTTCTGCAGCAAATGCGGCAATCCTCTGGAAAGCACACCGAATGTGTCTCAGCAGTCGAAAAGCAGCAATTCCAAAATAATAATAGCCGTATTGATTGTTGTCATAGCTATTTTGGCGTTGTCAATTGCTTATCTTACCCTTTCCAATAACAATGAACAGGCCAGTGCCGTACAGCAGCAGCCGATTAGCAGCGGGTCAAACGATTCAGCTCCAAACACTTCCTCTTCCCAGCAGTCAAGTTCAAGCCAGCCTGCTACAACTACAACAGCAAGCCAGCCTAAGGAATGGAAGCTGATTGGAAGCTATTCGGGTTCCGGAAGCGGAAGCCAGTCCGTCAGTGTTCCTGCAGGACAGATTATGGTTAAGTTATCTGCGTTTCCTATCAAGAATTACGCAACCAATCATCTGTATGTAACGGGATCCAACGGGGAATCTGCAGGTGTTGACTGGGGTTCAACAAGCGACGTAGAGACGAGATCAAACTCACTGTCATACACGTCCTCATCTCCGGTGACATTCACGATTGACTACTATGAAACGGTCAGCTGGCAGGTTGACTTCTACAGCTATCAGTGA
- a CDS encoding winged helix-turn-helix domain-containing protein: protein MTKENDELLKLTSYVQISKYREKTLKSIGDDVKIPTNIAKDSGIRTNHISKVLSELKNKEIVECINEEARKGRLYRLTDTGKEVLDTIKDKED from the coding sequence ATGACTAAAGAAAATGACGAGCTTTTGAAATTGACGTCCTACGTTCAAATTTCCAAGTATAGAGAAAAGACCTTGAAATCTATTGGCGATGATGTGAAAATACCAACAAACATCGCGAAAGACAGCGGCATTAGAACCAATCACATTTCAAAAGTACTTAGCGAACTTAAAAATAAAGAAATTGTTGAATGCATAAATGAAGAAGCTCGCAAAGGAAGACTATACCGATTAACTGACACCGGTAAAGAAGTATTAGATACCATAAAAGACAAAGAAGATTAA
- a CDS encoding double zinc ribbon domain-containing protein has protein sequence MGFWNYCPNCGKRLVPNEEYCSKCGAKTISKDNNEVYTFTPPVHNIGFFDVNIDFSPYINVNADFDYDICSCGYLNEIDNEFCYHCGVKRFEKGLSRLIRKVEKPKLDIDNIVVNRDIVCECGAINPYESEFCDMCGRKLHENEEDDNYSNFNLEFENPVFCFCGEENDEESQFCRNCGLPLRNYGRISDIKKLCVCSTLNDATSDFCIECGNSLNEEMIEIICVCGNRNPFNASYCQYCQRHLNPERILTTRIVCSCGEILDFDTEFCSHCGKNVRKLINRKKSFSKTVKSVKDIWNGI, from the coding sequence ATGGGGTTTTGGAATTATTGTCCCAATTGCGGAAAGAGATTGGTACCGAATGAGGAATACTGCTCTAAATGCGGTGCCAAAACGATTTCAAAGGATAATAATGAAGTATACACTTTCACCCCTCCAGTCCATAATATCGGCTTTTTCGATGTAAACATTGACTTTTCACCATACATTAATGTTAATGCTGATTTTGACTATGACATATGTTCATGCGGCTATCTGAATGAAATCGACAACGAATTCTGTTATCACTGCGGGGTTAAGCGCTTTGAAAAGGGTTTGTCCAGACTGATAAGAAAAGTTGAAAAGCCCAAACTCGACATCGATAATATTGTTGTCAATAGGGATATCGTCTGCGAATGCGGAGCTATTAATCCATATGAAAGCGAATTCTGCGACATGTGCGGACGCAAACTGCATGAAAATGAAGAGGATGACAACTACAGCAATTTCAATCTTGAGTTCGAAAATCCGGTTTTCTGTTTTTGCGGTGAAGAAAACGATGAGGAAAGCCAGTTCTGCAGAAATTGCGGACTTCCATTACGGAATTATGGCAGAATCAGCGATATCAAAAAGCTGTGCGTATGCTCAACTTTAAATGATGCAACTTCAGATTTCTGCATCGAATGCGGCAACAGTTTAAATGAAGAGATGATTGAAATAATCTGCGTTTGCGGCAACAGAAACCCTTTTAATGCAAGCTATTGTCAATATTGTCAAAGACATCTCAATCCCGAACGTATTTTGACAACGAGAATAGTATGTAGCTGCGGTGAAATACTGGATTTCGACACTGAATTCTGTTCCCACTGCGGCAAGAACGTTAGAAAATTAATCAACCGTAAAAAATCATTTTCAAAAACGGTAAAATCGGTAAAAGATATTTGGAACGGTATTTAA
- a CDS encoding zinc ribbon domain-containing protein, which produces MKNCEVCGTLNLKENNYCTHCGCRIIDENICPYCGRKNPDSASTCINCGKDIFPIAIDNFDVFFSEHNRSLILNAKITNSQYINILNRIFGKLDYAEINGKTPKEKVLQIANVFAPTIPKSSGVVHGEYGINVIFYDDRLDDSLQISTIIHELAHFLLFDVSVNFLCEILDVKESSLIKSFIEYFLTVPEIEIINEYCAHTVENRFIPLEFQNFRSFEKCVMDMGLGMEDIEDFIILGNSYANDFIHFLERPINEKLRQSIKLQFKRDFIDSKKEIVSYADSRLFPIEEKNRLFIGLMAYSFESLYANEEARFELEHIRIKFED; this is translated from the coding sequence ATGAAGAATTGTGAAGTTTGCGGAACGCTCAACCTGAAGGAAAATAATTACTGCACCCATTGCGGATGCAGGATAATTGATGAAAACATCTGCCCTTATTGCGGCAGGAAAAATCCCGATTCAGCTTCAACCTGCATTAATTGCGGAAAAGATATATTTCCAATAGCCATTGATAACTTTGACGTCTTTTTCAGTGAACATAACCGGTCATTGATTCTTAACGCAAAGATTACAAATAGCCAATACATTAATATCCTGAATAGAATATTCGGAAAGCTTGATTATGCTGAAATCAATGGAAAGACTCCTAAGGAAAAGGTATTGCAGATTGCAAATGTCTTCGCCCCGACCATTCCGAAATCCAGCGGTGTTGTTCATGGTGAATACGGAATAAATGTAATATTTTATGATGATCGCCTGGATGATTCCCTTCAGATTTCCACCATCATTCATGAGCTGGCTCATTTCCTGTTGTTTGATGTAAGCGTTAATTTCCTGTGCGAAATCCTTGACGTAAAGGAGTCTTCTCTCATAAAAAGCTTTATCGAGTATTTTTTAACTGTGCCTGAAATAGAAATCATCAATGAGTATTGTGCCCATACCGTTGAAAACAGGTTCATTCCTTTGGAATTCCAGAACTTCAGGTCATTTGAAAAGTGCGTTATGGATATGGGTCTTGGTATGGAAGATATTGAAGATTTTATTATCCTGGGAAATTCCTATGCTAATGATTTCATTCATTTTCTGGAAAGACCTATCAATGAAAAATTGCGCCAGTCAATTAAACTGCAGTTTAAAAGGGATTTCATTGATTCTAAAAAGGAAATAGTTTCTTATGCCGACAGCAGGCTATTTCCTATTGAAGAAAAAAATAGATTGTTTATTGGGCTGATGGCATATTCATTTGAAAGCTTATACGCTAATGAAGAAGCGAGATTTGAGTTAGAACATATTAGAATTAAATTTGAAGATTAA
- the rnp3 gene encoding ribonuclease P protein component 3 has translation MFDLNIRGKSYGENIELAMEASKYGWKHVSFSYDQNDYEDALSFKDDLKDDLKDFIDVDYTLYIKSNNPSEIRKIARKYRSKSSCISVLGGNLKVNRAVLENVQIDVLSRPYFKRYDAGINHILAREAKENNVALEIVFSDILNSYLSHRSKVLANFRDIYRLHRKYKFPLILSSGAESVYDIRTVHDFMAVFAQTGLNDFEVEKAFETAEGILNFNSNRKNLILTGVRVVE, from the coding sequence ATGTTTGATTTAAATATTAGGGGAAAGAGCTACGGTGAAAATATAGAGTTGGCTATGGAAGCTTCCAAATATGGCTGGAAGCATGTCAGCTTTTCATACGATCAAAATGATTATGAAGATGCTCTATCATTTAAAGACGATTTAAAAGATGATTTAAAGGATTTCATTGACGTTGACTATACCTTATACATTAAATCAAATAACCCTTCAGAAATCAGAAAGATTGCCAGAAAATATCGCAGCAAATCTTCCTGCATTTCAGTTCTTGGAGGCAACCTGAAGGTAAACAGGGCAGTTCTTGAAAACGTTCAGATTGACGTGCTGTCAAGGCCATACTTCAAGCGCTATGACGCAGGCATTAACCATATCCTGGCCCGTGAAGCTAAAGAAAACAATGTGGCTTTGGAAATCGTATTTTCGGATATCCTGAATTCATACCTATCCCACAGGTCAAAGGTTCTGGCAAATTTCAGGGACATTTACAGATTGCACAGAAAATATAAGTTTCCGTTAATATTGTCGTCCGGAGCAGAGTCCGTCTATGACATAAGGACCGTCCACGACTTCATGGCGGTATTTGCCCAAACAGGTTTAAATGATTTTGAAGTTGAAAAGGCATTTGAAACCGCCGAAGGGATTTTGAATTTCAACAGCAACCGCAAAAACCTGATTTTAACAGGCGTAAGGGTGGTGGAATAG
- a CDS encoding Rpp14/Pop5 family protein, which produces MKLKVLPKSQRKHNHYLVLDVKSETEIAKNDFTSIVWDACVRFQGENNTSNFNLWTIELIESENDSLFNEYKAILRCQRDFEDEVRSSLALVHNSDRKRISITCIGISGTIKGCSKYI; this is translated from the coding sequence ATGAAACTTAAAGTCCTTCCCAAATCACAGAGAAAGCACAATCATTATCTTGTTTTAGACGTCAAATCCGAAACGGAGATTGCAAAAAACGATTTCACTTCCATAGTTTGGGACGCATGCGTCCGTTTCCAGGGCGAAAACAACACCTCCAATTTTAATTTATGGACAATAGAGCTGATTGAATCTGAAAATGATTCTCTATTCAATGAGTATAAGGCAATACTTCGCTGCCAGAGGGATTTTGAAGATGAAGTCCGCTCCAGTCTGGCATTGGTCCATAATAGTGACAGAAAACGAATTTCCATCACATGCATCGGCATTTCAGGAACCATAAAGGGATGTTCGAAATACATTTAA